Proteins encoded together in one Rossellomorea sp. y25 window:
- the fliG gene encoding flagellar motor switch protein FliG, with protein MVRREKELTGKQKAAILLISLGPDVSASVYKHLSEEDIEKLTLEISGVKKVENEAKEDILEEFHNIAIAQDYISQGGIGYAKTVLEKALGSEQALAIINRLTSSLQVKPFDFARRADAAQILNFIQNEHPQTIALILSYLEPQQAGQILSELPQDVQADIARRIAIMDGTSPEVISEVEAILERKLSATVTQDYTQTGGVEAVVEVLNGVDRSTEKTILDALEIQDPELAEEIKKRMFVFEDIVTLDGRSIQRVIRDCDNEDLLLALKVSSDEVKEVVYRNMSNRMVETLKEEMEFMGPVRLRDVEEAQSRIVAVIRRLEDSGEIIIARGGGDDIIV; from the coding sequence ATGGTTAGAAGAGAGAAAGAATTAACCGGAAAACAAAAAGCAGCCATCCTCCTGATCTCTCTTGGTCCTGATGTATCCGCGTCAGTGTACAAGCATTTGTCAGAAGAAGATATCGAAAAATTAACGTTAGAGATTTCCGGAGTCAAAAAGGTAGAGAATGAAGCGAAAGAGGATATTCTAGAGGAGTTTCACAATATTGCCATTGCTCAAGATTATATCTCTCAGGGCGGGATTGGCTATGCCAAAACAGTACTAGAAAAAGCACTCGGATCAGAACAAGCATTAGCTATCATCAATCGATTAACGTCATCTTTACAGGTAAAGCCTTTTGACTTTGCAAGGAGGGCAGATGCTGCTCAAATTCTCAACTTTATTCAAAACGAACACCCACAAACCATTGCATTGATTCTATCTTATCTTGAACCCCAGCAGGCAGGCCAAATTCTGTCAGAACTTCCTCAAGACGTTCAAGCGGATATTGCAAGGAGAATCGCAATTATGGATGGTACATCACCAGAAGTGATAAGTGAGGTAGAAGCTATCCTTGAAAGAAAGCTTTCTGCGACAGTTACCCAGGATTATACGCAAACGGGTGGAGTTGAAGCAGTGGTGGAAGTGCTGAATGGGGTAGATCGTTCTACAGAGAAAACAATCCTAGATGCATTGGAAATTCAAGATCCGGAATTAGCAGAAGAAATCAAGAAGAGAATGTTTGTGTTCGAAGATATTGTTACCCTTGATGGACGTTCCATACAACGTGTCATTCGGGATTGTGATAACGAAGACCTTCTCCTTGCCCTTAAAGTCTCCAGCGACGAGGTCAAGGAAGTTGTATATAGAAACATGTCTAATCGAATGGTGGAGACCCTTAAAGAAGAAATGGAATTCATGGGGCCGGTTCGTTTGCGCGATGTAGAAGAAGCACAGTCTAGGATTGTAGCTGTGATAAGGCGATTAGAGGATTCCGGTGAGATTATCATAGCCCGTGGTGGAGGAGACGATATCATTGTCTAG
- the fliE gene encoding flagellar hook-basal body complex protein FliE, which produces MTIHNINSINPGVISPSFEKKNISPSESTGNFSQLLKNSIEEVNEMQVQSDQMTEKLVRGENVDLHQMMIASQKASITLQTTMEVRNKVVEAYQEIMRMPM; this is translated from the coding sequence ATGACAATACATAATATCAATTCGATTAATCCTGGAGTTATAAGTCCGTCATTTGAAAAAAAAAATATTTCACCTTCAGAAAGTACAGGGAATTTCAGTCAATTACTAAAAAATTCCATTGAAGAAGTGAATGAAATGCAAGTTCAATCAGATCAAATGACAGAGAAGCTTGTACGGGGAGAAAATGTTGATCTTCATCAAATGATGATCGCCTCGCAAAAGGCCAGTATTACGCTCCAAACGACCATGGAAGTGCGAAACAAAGTAGTAGAAGCGTATCAGGAAATAATGAGAATGCCAATGTAG
- the fliI gene encoding flagellar protein export ATPase FliI, whose amino-acid sequence MKAADLIHHIHRIPTFKKFGKVKRVVGLMIESQGPESSVGEVCHIHIYSRGKQKVILAEVVGFNDDLVILMPYTNMQDISPGSLVEGTAKPLEIKIGPSLIGKVIDSLGHPLDGSNLPSGLSTTYTEQDPPNPLARPPINEKMEVGVKAIDSMLTVGKGQRVGIFAGSGVGKSTLLGMIARNTKADLNVIALIGERGREVREFIERDLGEEGLKRTIVVAATSDQPALMRIKGAFTATAIAEYFRDKGLNVMLMMDSATRVAMAQREIGLAVGEPPTTKGYTPSVFAILPKLLERTGTNVFGSITAFYTVLVDGDDLNEPISDTVRGILDGHIVLDRQIANRGQYPAINILKSVSRLMNHLASNEHLHAATRIRELLSTYMNSEDLIQIGAYKKGTSREVDEAILYYPDIISFLKQDVYEKVSLHGSVDELVKLSEKGG is encoded by the coding sequence ATGAAAGCCGCAGATCTAATTCACCATATCCACCGGATTCCGACTTTCAAAAAGTTTGGAAAGGTAAAGCGGGTTGTCGGGTTAATGATCGAATCTCAAGGACCTGAAAGTTCTGTTGGTGAAGTATGTCATATTCATATTTATTCCCGAGGCAAGCAGAAAGTGATTTTAGCAGAAGTGGTAGGGTTTAATGATGATTTAGTGATCCTCATGCCTTATACCAATATGCAGGATATCTCTCCCGGCAGTTTGGTTGAAGGAACCGCAAAGCCGTTAGAAATCAAAATTGGTCCATCTTTAATAGGGAAGGTGATTGATTCCCTTGGACATCCACTCGATGGAAGTAACTTGCCAAGTGGATTGAGCACAACGTATACAGAACAAGACCCTCCCAATCCTTTGGCAAGGCCGCCAATCAACGAGAAAATGGAGGTTGGTGTAAAAGCCATCGACAGCATGCTGACTGTAGGCAAAGGACAAAGGGTCGGTATATTCGCTGGAAGTGGGGTAGGAAAAAGCACATTGCTTGGGATGATTGCCCGAAATACGAAAGCGGACTTGAATGTGATTGCGTTAATCGGTGAACGGGGCAGAGAAGTCAGGGAATTCATTGAAAGAGATTTAGGAGAAGAAGGGTTAAAGCGAACGATTGTTGTGGCAGCCACTTCAGACCAACCTGCCTTAATGAGGATCAAAGGGGCATTTACGGCAACTGCCATTGCGGAATATTTTCGTGATAAAGGATTGAACGTCATGCTCATGATGGATTCCGCTACACGTGTAGCAATGGCTCAGAGGGAAATCGGGTTGGCGGTCGGGGAACCACCGACCACTAAAGGGTACACCCCTTCCGTATTCGCTATTTTACCCAAACTATTAGAAAGAACAGGAACGAATGTATTTGGAAGTATTACGGCATTTTACACCGTATTGGTAGATGGTGATGACTTAAATGAACCTATATCAGACACGGTCAGGGGAATCCTCGATGGTCATATCGTGCTTGACCGCCAAATCGCAAATAGAGGCCAATATCCTGCTATCAATATTTTAAAAAGTGTGAGCCGGTTAATGAATCATCTGGCATCAAATGAACACTTACATGCCGCCACTAGAATAAGAGAGCTATTGAGTACTTATATGAATTCCGAGGATCTTATCCAAATTGGTGCTTATAAAAAGGGTACTTCCCGTGAGGTTGATGAAGCCATCCTATACTATCCAGACATCATCTCCTTCTTGAAGCAGGATGTATACGAGAAGGTTTCCCTTCATGGAAGTGTTGATGAACTTGTAAAGCTATCGGAAAAAGGTGGATGA
- the flgC gene encoding flagellar basal body rod protein FlgC, with the protein MAIFTSMNTTASALTAQRLRMDVISSNMANVDTTRGEMVEGEWRPYKRKSVVMASKENQFSSLLNNAMNTGDKHSVGSGVKVSRIEEDNETPFKMVYNPEHPDANVEGYVQLPNVDPLREMVDLISATRSYEANVTVFNANKAMLMKSLEIGK; encoded by the coding sequence ATGGCTATTTTTACAAGTATGAATACAACAGCTTCTGCCTTGACTGCTCAGCGTTTAAGAATGGATGTCATTTCATCTAATATGGCGAATGTGGACACTACAAGAGGAGAAATGGTGGAAGGGGAGTGGCGGCCTTATAAGAGAAAATCTGTTGTAATGGCATCTAAGGAAAATCAATTTTCATCATTATTAAATAATGCTATGAACACTGGAGACAAACATAGTGTTGGTAGCGGGGTAAAGGTTTCCAGAATCGAAGAAGATAATGAGACACCTTTTAAAATGGTCTACAATCCAGAACATCCTGATGCGAATGTCGAGGGGTATGTACAACTACCCAATGTGGATCCTTTACGAGAAATGGTTGACCTTATATCGGCTACTCGTTCTTATGAAGCAAACGTAACCGTATTTAATGCAAATAAAGCGATGTTAATGAAATCTTTAGAAATTGGTAAGTAG
- the hslU gene encoding HslU--HslV peptidase ATPase subunit: MKSTDHLTPRQIVERLDQYIVGQKDAKRAVAVALRNRYRRSLLSDVLKDEVIPKNILMMGPTGVGKTEIARRIAKLVRAPFVKVEATKFTEVGYVGRDVESMVRDLVETSVRLVKEEKMVGVRERAAENANRRLVEMVVPSKKKSSSYKNPFEMIFGGSQTQGTSEEEEEKQEESSLQEQRRRMETRLQNGELEEEFITIEVEEQQPSMFDMLQGSGMEQMGMNMQDAMSSFMPKKKKKRKLKVKEARIVLTNEEAQKLIDMDEVTQEAIVRAEQSGIIFIDEIDKIASKGSGQSSADVSREGVQRDILPVVEGSTVVTKHGSVKTDHVLFIAAGAFHMSKPSDLIPELQGRFPIRVELQKLSTEDFVRILIEPDNAIIKQYIALMETEGIQIEFSDDAIRRLAEIAYDVNQNTDNIGARRLHTIMEKLLEDLSFEAPDITLETVKITPQYVDDKLGAISKDKDLSQFIL; encoded by the coding sequence ATGAAGAGTACCGATCACTTAACTCCAAGGCAAATTGTTGAACGTCTGGATCAATATATTGTAGGACAAAAAGATGCAAAGAGAGCGGTCGCTGTTGCATTACGTAACCGTTATCGCCGTAGCCTTCTTTCTGATGTATTAAAGGATGAAGTGATTCCAAAGAACATTTTAATGATGGGACCAACAGGGGTCGGAAAGACAGAGATTGCCAGAAGAATCGCGAAGCTTGTAAGAGCTCCTTTTGTAAAAGTGGAGGCTACAAAGTTTACTGAAGTAGGCTATGTTGGACGTGATGTAGAATCAATGGTAAGAGATTTAGTCGAAACGTCTGTCCGGCTGGTGAAAGAGGAGAAGATGGTAGGAGTTCGTGAAAGAGCTGCTGAAAACGCCAATCGACGCTTAGTCGAAATGGTTGTACCATCTAAGAAAAAGTCATCCTCTTACAAAAACCCATTTGAAATGATCTTTGGTGGCAGTCAGACTCAGGGCACTTCGGAAGAAGAGGAAGAAAAGCAAGAAGAGAGTTCCCTTCAAGAGCAAAGACGAAGAATGGAAACGAGGCTACAGAATGGTGAGCTTGAAGAAGAGTTCATCACCATTGAAGTAGAAGAGCAGCAGCCTTCCATGTTCGATATGCTCCAAGGATCCGGTATGGAACAGATGGGGATGAACATGCAGGATGCCATGAGCAGCTTCATGCCAAAGAAAAAGAAAAAACGCAAATTAAAGGTGAAAGAAGCGAGAATCGTTCTTACTAATGAGGAAGCTCAAAAGCTCATTGATATGGACGAAGTGACCCAGGAGGCAATCGTGCGTGCAGAGCAATCAGGAATCATTTTTATCGATGAGATTGATAAAATTGCAAGCAAGGGCTCTGGCCAATCTTCAGCCGATGTTTCAAGAGAAGGGGTTCAGCGTGACATCCTTCCAGTTGTAGAGGGATCTACGGTTGTCACGAAGCATGGTTCCGTGAAAACAGATCACGTGCTTTTTATTGCCGCAGGTGCCTTTCACATGAGTAAACCATCTGATCTTATCCCGGAATTACAAGGTCGTTTTCCAATCAGAGTGGAACTTCAGAAGCTTTCTACAGAAGACTTTGTGCGTATACTCATTGAACCTGATAATGCGATAATCAAACAATATATTGCTTTAATGGAAACAGAAGGTATACAAATTGAATTTTCTGACGATGCTATTCGTAGATTAGCTGAAATTGCATATGACGTAAATCAGAACACCGATAATATAGGAGCGAGAAGACTTCATACGATTATGGAAAAACTTCTCGAGGACTTATCTTTTGAAGCTCCGGACATTACACTAGAAACGGTTAAAATCACACCTCAGTATGTGGATGATAAGTTAGGCGCCATATCGAAGGATAAGGATCTGAGTCAGTTTATTCTATAA
- the codY gene encoding GTP-sensing pleiotropic transcriptional regulator CodY, with product MNLLGKTRTINAMLQKAAGKPVNFKEMSETLSKVIEANVFVVSRRGKLLGYAINQQIENERMKQMLADRQFPEEYTQNLFNVQETSPNLDVNSEYTAFPVENREFFKNGLTTIVPIIGGGERLGTLILARLEASFEDDDLILAEYGATVVGMEILREKAEEIEVEARSKAVVQMAISSLSYSELEAIEHIFEELNGNEGLLVASKIADRVGITRSVIVNALRKLESAGVIESRSLGMKGTYIKVLNNKFLVELDKLRTN from the coding sequence ATGAATTTATTAGGTAAAACAAGAACCATTAATGCTATGCTGCAAAAAGCAGCTGGTAAACCAGTTAACTTTAAAGAAATGTCAGAAACACTAAGCAAGGTCATCGAAGCAAATGTATTCGTTGTAAGTCGTCGAGGTAAATTACTTGGATACGCTATCAATCAGCAAATTGAAAACGAGCGCATGAAACAAATGCTTGCTGACCGTCAATTCCCCGAGGAGTATACTCAAAACCTGTTTAATGTTCAAGAAACATCACCAAACCTGGATGTTAACAGTGAATATACTGCTTTCCCTGTTGAAAATAGAGAATTCTTCAAAAATGGGTTAACAACAATCGTTCCTATTATTGGGGGAGGAGAAAGACTGGGTACATTAATTCTCGCTCGCCTGGAAGCAAGCTTCGAAGACGATGATCTAATCTTGGCTGAATATGGTGCAACAGTAGTTGGTATGGAAATTCTTCGGGAAAAAGCTGAAGAAATTGAAGTGGAAGCTAGAAGTAAAGCAGTTGTACAAATGGCGATCAGTTCATTATCATACAGTGAGCTTGAAGCGATCGAGCATATCTTTGAAGAGCTTAATGGTAATGAAGGTCTTTTGGTGGCTTCGAAAATTGCGGATAGAGTGGGAATCACTCGTTCAGTAATCGTTAATGCCCTTCGTAAATTAGAAAGTGCCGGTGTAATTGAGTCTCGTTCCCTGGGAATGAAAGGTACTTACATTAAAGTCTTAAACAATAAGTTCTTAGTTGAATTAGATAAGCTTCGTACAAATTAA
- the fliF gene encoding flagellar basal-body MS-ring/collar protein FliF, with translation MNESLKKYTELIKSYWASRTKKQKISMGATFLIMVILISVVSFFATRTSLVPLYSNLSPSETGTIKENLDGRGIPSEISDGGSTIMVPKEQVDTLKVELAAEGIPNSGSIDYSFFSQNAGFGMTDNEFNVLKLDAMQTELAQLMKGIEGVQDAKVMINLPEKQVFLNDDVQQASASIVLNTNPGFTFDQKQIKSLYHLVSKSVPDLPTENIVIMNQFFEYFDLESQNNSMGGGNFAQQMDVKKEIERDIQRQVQNMLGTLIGFNKVVVSVTTDIDFTQENREENIVTPVDEENMEGIAISAQRITETFSGEGANPGGTPGAGDGNEPTNSGDTYGSGSESNGDYERMEETINNEVNRIRKEVVESPYKIRDLGIQVMVEPPNPEEVNSLPQDRVDDIREVLSTIVRTSIDKDSTPELTDEAIEDKVIVSVQPFNGKVNLVSEEKSVLPWWTYVVGGILLVVILLLVFFLIRSRKKEVLEEMVYEEKREPVHIPDIEPKEETEGSIRRKQLEKMAREKPEEFAKLLRTWLAED, from the coding sequence ATGAATGAATCGTTAAAGAAATATACAGAACTAATAAAGTCTTATTGGGCAAGCAGAACAAAAAAACAGAAGATTAGTATGGGTGCCACCTTCCTGATTATGGTCATTCTGATTAGTGTTGTGAGCTTCTTTGCAACAAGAACGTCTCTTGTGCCCCTTTACAGTAATCTATCACCATCAGAAACCGGAACCATAAAAGAAAATCTCGACGGTAGAGGAATACCATCGGAGATTTCCGATGGTGGATCAACCATCATGGTTCCTAAAGAACAAGTAGATACATTAAAGGTTGAGTTAGCGGCAGAAGGTATCCCTAACTCGGGCAGTATAGATTACTCTTTCTTCAGTCAAAATGCTGGATTTGGCATGACCGATAATGAATTTAATGTGTTAAAGCTGGATGCAATGCAAACGGAACTGGCTCAACTCATGAAAGGGATCGAGGGAGTACAAGATGCAAAAGTCATGATCAATCTTCCTGAGAAGCAGGTTTTCTTGAATGATGACGTTCAGCAAGCATCAGCGTCCATTGTATTAAATACTAATCCTGGTTTCACTTTTGATCAAAAGCAGATTAAGTCTCTTTACCATCTGGTTTCGAAAAGTGTTCCTGATCTTCCTACTGAGAATATCGTCATCATGAATCAATTTTTTGAGTATTTTGACTTGGAATCCCAAAATAATTCCATGGGTGGAGGGAACTTTGCTCAACAAATGGATGTTAAGAAAGAAATTGAACGTGATATACAACGTCAAGTTCAGAATATGCTCGGCACATTGATTGGATTTAACAAGGTGGTTGTATCGGTTACAACTGATATAGACTTTACCCAGGAAAACCGTGAAGAAAACATTGTAACCCCAGTGGATGAAGAAAATATGGAAGGAATTGCCATTAGTGCCCAACGAATTACCGAAACCTTTTCAGGAGAAGGGGCAAATCCGGGAGGGACACCTGGAGCCGGGGATGGCAATGAACCAACGAATAGCGGAGATACTTATGGCTCTGGGTCTGAATCAAACGGTGATTATGAACGAATGGAAGAAACGATCAACAATGAGGTCAATCGTATCCGTAAAGAAGTGGTAGAGAGTCCATACAAAATACGGGACCTTGGGATTCAGGTAATGGTGGAGCCTCCAAATCCTGAAGAGGTAAATTCTCTTCCTCAAGATAGGGTGGATGATATCCGCGAAGTACTATCGACCATTGTACGAACGTCCATTGACAAGGATTCTACCCCTGAATTAACAGACGAGGCAATTGAAGACAAAGTAATCGTTTCGGTTCAACCGTTTAATGGAAAAGTCAACTTGGTCTCTGAAGAGAAATCTGTTCTTCCTTGGTGGACTTATGTAGTTGGAGGGATACTTCTTGTTGTCATCCTACTGTTAGTATTTTTCTTAATTCGTTCCAGAAAGAAAGAAGTGCTAGAAGAAATGGTTTACGAAGAAAAAAGGGAGCCTGTCCATATCCCTGATATTGAGCCTAAAGAAGAAACAGAAGGATCCATTCGCCGGAAACAGCTTGAAAAGATGGCTAGAGAAAAGCCGGAAGAATTTGCAAAATTATTACGTACCTGGTTAGCAGAGGATTAG
- the fliH gene encoding flagellar assembly protein FliH — protein MSRIIKSSIAQTIHEDGKVISLKRVMPLGKSKQHEANDFELNRANQVDNIIEEAKEKAARIIEEAKEMTLHAQSQIEREREKWVIEREQLMQEAYNAGFLQGEEEGRNKGYQDYQQLLMEANEMTELNKQQYHDYIHNAEKVIVSLGITSAEKILNRKLEDEPDHFLSIVQQGLREVRDLPHIQIHVHPSKHKLLVENKNELEVMFPTNVQCFIYANDDLKPEECYIETNQGRVIVSVDSQLRELKLKLLHFLEGDVE, from the coding sequence TTGTCTAGAATCATTAAGTCTTCCATTGCTCAAACCATTCATGAAGATGGAAAAGTGATATCCCTTAAAAGAGTTATGCCACTAGGAAAATCCAAGCAGCATGAAGCGAATGACTTTGAACTGAACAGAGCAAATCAGGTAGATAACATTATAGAAGAAGCGAAAGAAAAAGCGGCCCGAATAATCGAAGAAGCGAAAGAAATGACTCTTCATGCTCAGAGTCAAATTGAACGTGAACGAGAAAAGTGGGTGATCGAGCGGGAGCAACTCATGCAAGAAGCCTATAATGCCGGATTTCTTCAAGGTGAAGAAGAGGGCAGAAACAAAGGTTATCAAGATTATCAACAGCTTTTAATGGAAGCCAATGAAATGACCGAGCTAAATAAACAACAATATCATGACTATATTCACAATGCAGAAAAGGTCATTGTTAGTCTGGGGATTACAAGTGCTGAGAAGATTTTGAATCGGAAACTTGAGGACGAACCCGATCATTTCCTTTCAATCGTCCAACAGGGGTTGAGAGAAGTAAGAGATTTACCCCACATTCAGATTCATGTTCATCCGTCTAAGCATAAACTTTTGGTTGAAAACAAAAACGAGCTTGAAGTCATGTTCCCCACTAATGTTCAGTGCTTTATTTATGCAAATGATGACCTTAAACCAGAGGAATGTTATATAGAAACCAATCAGGGACGTGTCATTGTGAGTGTGGATTCCCAATTAAGAGAATTAAAGCTGAAGCTTCTTCATTTTCTGGAAGGTGATGTTGAATGA
- the flgB gene encoding flagellar basal body rod protein FlgB, which produces MKLFSNTFTTLERGLNYASLNQKVISQNIANVDTPNYKAKEVEFKKMLDQSIQQLDAKRTDHRHFSFHSSGQHPTVKTKTAYQYNHNGNGVDLDQEMSEMASNQIYFNALTDRINGKFNSLQTVVRGGK; this is translated from the coding sequence GTGAAATTATTTTCCAACACTTTCACAACTCTAGAAAGAGGACTTAATTACGCCTCATTAAATCAAAAAGTAATTTCTCAAAATATCGCAAATGTCGATACGCCAAATTATAAAGCAAAAGAAGTAGAATTTAAGAAAATGTTGGATCAATCAATTCAACAACTAGATGCCAAAAGAACCGATCACCGGCATTTTTCCTTTCATTCAAGCGGTCAACATCCAACAGTTAAAACAAAAACAGCTTATCAATATAATCACAATGGTAATGGTGTAGATTTAGATCAGGAAATGTCAGAAATGGCTTCGAATCAAATCTATTTTAACGCCCTGACAGATCGGATAAATGGTAAGTTCAACAGTCTTCAAACGGTTGTAAGGGGAGGTAAATGA
- the fliJ gene encoding flagellar export protein FliJ produces MNYQYRFERILTLKEKEKDEVQEMYRGSIEKFEKVAEKLYEFLKKKEYLEQHQETGLQNGLSVQDIRHHQQFITNLEKTISYYQDLVIQARNRMNWYEEKLVDMNVEVKKYEKMREKDLHRFLQSNQQVENKQLDEVSVVQYMKRGVR; encoded by the coding sequence GTGAATTATCAATACAGGTTCGAGCGGATTTTAACATTAAAGGAAAAAGAGAAAGATGAAGTTCAAGAAATGTACAGGGGTTCCATTGAAAAATTTGAAAAAGTGGCCGAGAAGCTATATGAGTTTCTGAAGAAGAAAGAATACCTTGAACAGCACCAAGAAACCGGATTGCAAAATGGATTATCCGTACAGGATATCCGACATCATCAACAATTCATTACCAATCTCGAAAAGACCATCTCTTATTACCAGGACTTGGTGATACAAGCTAGAAATCGAATGAACTGGTACGAAGAGAAACTTGTGGACATGAATGTAGAAGTGAAGAAATACGAAAAGATGAGGGAAAAAGATCTCCATCGCTTCCTTCAAAGCAATCAACAAGTGGAAAATAAACAATTAGACGAAGTGTCGGTCGTTCAATATATGAAACGGGGAGTCAGGTGA